Proteins found in one Verrucomicrobiia bacterium genomic segment:
- a CDS encoding HEAT repeat domain-containing protein — MLRIALLMTVLLLAGCARNPEQVTLAQANKLLDEGHVRAAADTVEAYLREHPDSAAFLRMRVVVLLRAEKPDLAAIALQQVPAGKSLTIELLRHRDRIVRVNAAKLVADQPKASDFREIVRALEDPDPDIRHDCARALGRLGNPAALKPLFRLLSDDNWFVRAEAATALGKIGDARAIGWLVQLLPDPDGYVQYSAIGALYDLATESSRPLLLRVLASAGPPQQFGIAVALARLHDPAALAPLTSALKFNDAEVRRRAVEALGECGLAEGTNALALFLVDPEPSVRDKAQAAIERIQARNKR, encoded by the coding sequence ATGTTACGTATCGCTCTATTGATGACCGTCCTTTTGCTCGCCGGCTGTGCGCGGAATCCTGAGCAGGTTACCCTGGCTCAGGCCAATAAGCTGCTGGACGAAGGTCACGTTCGCGCTGCCGCGGACACTGTCGAGGCCTATCTCCGGGAACATCCTGACTCGGCAGCCTTCTTGCGCATGCGTGTTGTGGTGTTGCTCCGGGCCGAGAAGCCCGATTTGGCGGCCATCGCGTTGCAGCAGGTCCCCGCCGGCAAGTCGCTCACCATTGAGCTACTTCGTCATCGCGACCGCATAGTCCGTGTGAACGCAGCGAAGCTCGTCGCCGATCAGCCCAAGGCGAGCGACTTTCGCGAGATTGTCCGCGCCCTGGAAGACCCCGATCCCGACATACGGCATGATTGTGCGCGCGCTTTGGGGCGTCTTGGCAACCCCGCGGCGCTCAAACCGCTGTTTCGATTATTGTCTGACGACAATTGGTTCGTGCGCGCCGAAGCGGCCACTGCCCTCGGCAAGATTGGGGACGCGCGGGCAATCGGTTGGTTGGTTCAATTGCTCCCGGACCCGGACGGCTATGTGCAATATAGCGCAATTGGCGCCCTGTACGATCTGGCCACCGAATCGTCTCGTCCCTTGCTCTTGCGCGTTCTCGCGTCAGCAGGACCACCACAGCAATTCGGGATCGCGGTTGCACTGGCCAGGCTCCACGACCCGGCGGCATTGGCGCCGCTAACCAGCGCGCTCAAGTTCAACGACGCCGAAGTCCGACGCCGCGCTGTGGAAGCGCTCGGCGAATGCGGCCTCGCCGAGGGCACGAATGCGTTGGCCCTCTTCCTCGTGGATCCAGAGCCGTCTGTGAGAGACAAGGCGCAGGCGGCCATTGAGCGGATTCAGGCGCGGAATAAGCGGTAG
- a CDS encoding polyprenyl synthetase family protein produces the protein MLGSTLSAGVPLTARSGGNLLELLEPIAVELPRVEIALANQIGGFDPRLGEHIQYILGGTAKRLRPSLALLAGGTTGGVTEEHITLAVIVELIHVATLVHDDILDEADLRHRLPTSNSRWGNEISVLLGDCLFAHALRLAASYPTTEVCRRVSEATNTVCSGEIVQTQRRFDLGLTLEQYLDIINMKTGALFAVSCELGAFLNGAPPNIVKRMNEFGTNLGIAYQIYDDCVDIFGQERQAGKSLGTDMKKGKLTLPFLLLLQHVDSESRQELGAMILRNAQDEQQHLLRLVLGNGVVGESLATIDTYISRARSNLSALPPNIYTRALAALTDYLSGQSRSLLKETAAA, from the coding sequence ATGCTGGGGTCGACATTGAGCGCAGGTGTTCCACTTACGGCGCGTTCTGGCGGCAATCTGTTGGAATTGTTGGAACCGATTGCCGTTGAATTGCCTCGAGTGGAAATCGCGCTCGCGAATCAGATCGGCGGTTTTGACCCGCGCCTTGGCGAGCATATCCAATACATTTTGGGGGGCACAGCCAAGCGCCTGCGCCCGAGTTTGGCGCTACTGGCGGGGGGTACGACCGGGGGGGTTACTGAAGAGCATATTACCTTGGCAGTCATCGTAGAGCTCATCCATGTTGCTACGTTGGTGCATGATGATATTTTGGACGAAGCTGACCTGAGGCACCGACTTCCTACGTCTAACTCTCGGTGGGGCAACGAGATAAGTGTTTTGCTTGGCGACTGCTTATTTGCGCACGCACTGCGGCTTGCTGCAAGTTACCCAACTACAGAGGTTTGCCGCAGGGTCAGCGAGGCGACCAATACGGTTTGTTCGGGCGAAATTGTTCAGACTCAACGCCGTTTCGACCTTGGTTTGACTCTCGAGCAGTATCTGGACATCATAAACATGAAGACCGGAGCTCTTTTTGCGGTTAGTTGTGAATTGGGCGCCTTTTTGAACGGTGCACCTCCCAACATCGTCAAACGTATGAATGAATTCGGCACCAATCTAGGGATCGCGTACCAGATTTATGATGATTGTGTGGATATTTTTGGCCAGGAACGACAGGCGGGAAAATCCCTCGGAACAGACATGAAAAAGGGAAAGCTAACACTCCCATTCCTCCTGTTGTTACAGCACGTCGATTCCGAAAGCCGCCAGGAACTGGGGGCGATGATTCTTCGCAACGCTCAGGACGAGCAACAGCATTTGCTGCGGCTTGTGTTGGGCAATGGCGTCGTGGGGGAATCACTCGCAACGATTGACACCTACATCTCCCGCGCGCGGAGCAATCTCTCGGCGCTACCACCCAACATTTACACAAGGGCATTAGCGGCCCTCACTGATTATCTTTCGGGGCAAAGCCGGTCGCTCCTAAAGGAAACCGCCGCCGCATAG
- a CDS encoding sigma-70 family RNA polymerase sigma factor, with product MKLKEKLGLSGTALRPTSAPAPAAECEIDLRHEEDEALVRRSQKGEGAAFDVLVERYKERLYATVYHMTSNHEDANDLVQDTFIKAYKSLQSFRGQSSFYTWVYRIAVNRTINFVKRRKNRNQYSLDDLDSSIQSDPDLVEMQSHATPRREVGLNELQEKLNEALQKLSESHRAVVTMHDVQGMTHADIAKVMGCSEGTVRSRLFYARQQLQGLLSEYL from the coding sequence ATGAAACTAAAAGAAAAACTCGGACTCAGCGGCACCGCGCTGCGGCCGACGAGCGCGCCCGCGCCTGCTGCGGAGTGCGAAATTGATTTGCGACACGAAGAGGATGAGGCACTCGTGCGACGCAGCCAGAAGGGCGAAGGTGCCGCCTTCGATGTTCTGGTCGAGCGCTACAAAGAACGGCTCTACGCCACGGTTTATCACATGACGTCGAACCACGAGGACGCCAACGACCTTGTGCAGGATACGTTCATCAAAGCTTACAAGAGCCTCCAGAGTTTTCGCGGCCAATCGAGTTTCTACACGTGGGTCTATCGCATTGCCGTGAACCGCACGATCAACTTCGTCAAGCGACGCAAGAACCGCAACCAGTACAGCCTCGACGACCTGGACAGTTCGATCCAGAGCGATCCGGATCTGGTGGAGATGCAGTCTCATGCCACCCCGCGGCGCGAGGTGGGCCTGAACGAACTTCAGGAAAAATTGAACGAAGCGCTGCAAAAACTGTCTGAATCACATAGAGCGGTAGTGACTATGCACGACGTTCAAGGCATGACACATGCTGACATTGCGAAGGTAATGGGGTGCTCCGAAGGCACCGTGCGATCGCGGCTTTTTTATGCGCGGCAACAGTTGCAAGGATTGCTCAGCGAGTATTTGTAA
- a CDS encoding zf-HC2 domain-containing protein, protein MDCQKVQQLFDDLTHERLATATAAQVRQHLADCTDCRVMEQRTGRLQRLLALKRYERPAPGYFDNFLSEFHGRLLTEARQIGWWERVLGRVDDFLAAESMRVWRYSFTSALGVAAVVGLTWMGLRQASDPAVVAVDPTVTANSSLADADAMLPPPQSTPNTIVASLPGLSPVASADYQSSSMSGVVLVPTSARADSSAPRYVLDRISVTPASYDVPSVHF, encoded by the coding sequence ATGGATTGCCAGAAGGTACAACAATTGTTCGATGATCTCACGCACGAGCGGCTCGCGACGGCGACCGCCGCGCAGGTGCGGCAGCACCTTGCTGATTGCACGGACTGCCGGGTCATGGAGCAACGCACCGGGCGCCTGCAGCGGTTGCTTGCTCTCAAGCGCTATGAGCGACCGGCGCCGGGGTATTTCGACAATTTCCTTTCCGAGTTTCATGGCCGGTTGTTGACGGAAGCGCGGCAGATCGGATGGTGGGAAAGAGTGTTGGGGCGTGTGGATGATTTTCTGGCGGCGGAATCGATGCGGGTGTGGCGTTACAGTTTTACCAGCGCGCTGGGAGTCGCGGCGGTAGTGGGTCTAACCTGGATGGGCCTGCGTCAGGCGAGCGATCCCGCTGTTGTCGCTGTTGACCCGACAGTTACTGCCAATTCGTCTTTGGCCGATGCCGATGCGATGCTTCCCCCACCACAGTCCACGCCGAATACGATCGTAGCGTCGCTCCCCGGCCTGTCGCCAGTCGCTTCGGCGGATTACCAATCTTCGTCAATGAGCGGTGTGGTTTTGGTTCCCACTTCGGCGCGCGCGGATTCCTCAGCGCCTCGCTACGTACTGGATCGCATTTCTGTCACACCGGCCAGTTATGACGTACCGAGCGTCCATTTCTAG